Proteins encoded in a region of the Stieleria neptunia genome:
- a CDS encoding NAD(P)/FAD-dependent oxidoreductase, with protein MADKDEHASPKKRWLVIGGGVMGLKIADDLAGKGQDVTIAEAAPRFGGLTSAWQLGDVSWDRFYHVTLLSDSVLRKQLQSLGLERELRWVETKTGFFAGGKLMSMSNTLEFLRFPPLSLFQRVRLGGTIFLASKIRDFRKMEQQSVESWLRRWSGNGAFDKVWLPLLKAKLGDAYRQTSAAFIWAHTQRMYKARRSGAKKEMFGYVPGGYARILDVWTNRLAERGVRLLSGHGVNSVRKTDDAGSGRLEVDFGAGRVETFDNVVSTIASPLIADQCEQLRDEEKSKLRAIKYLGVVCASMLLKKPISPYYVTNITDTWVPLTGIIEMSTIVDSQSQLGGHHLVYLPKYMTDDHPDLAEPDEDYKQRCLETLERMYDHFSRDDVLEFKVARAKYVAALSTIDYSTRLPPVVTSVPGFYALNSAHILEGNLNVNETLALGEQKLREEVWPDFLAREQVPTRPMMVG; from the coding sequence GTGGCTGACAAGGACGAACACGCGTCGCCCAAGAAGCGTTGGTTGGTGATCGGCGGCGGCGTGATGGGGCTGAAGATCGCTGACGATTTGGCCGGCAAGGGGCAAGACGTGACGATCGCCGAAGCCGCGCCCCGCTTCGGCGGGCTGACCAGCGCTTGGCAACTCGGCGACGTCTCCTGGGATCGTTTCTATCACGTCACGTTGCTCAGTGATTCGGTGCTGCGGAAACAATTGCAGTCGCTGGGATTGGAGCGCGAGCTTCGGTGGGTTGAAACCAAGACGGGGTTCTTCGCCGGCGGCAAATTGATGTCGATGAGCAACACGCTGGAATTCCTGCGTTTTCCACCGCTGTCGCTGTTCCAAAGGGTTCGCTTGGGCGGCACGATCTTCCTGGCGTCCAAGATTCGCGATTTCCGCAAGATGGAACAACAGTCCGTCGAATCCTGGTTGCGACGTTGGTCGGGTAACGGGGCGTTTGACAAAGTTTGGTTGCCGCTGCTCAAAGCGAAACTCGGTGACGCCTATCGCCAGACCTCCGCCGCATTCATTTGGGCGCATACCCAGCGGATGTACAAGGCGCGTCGAAGCGGGGCGAAAAAGGAGATGTTCGGTTACGTCCCCGGCGGCTACGCGCGGATCCTGGACGTCTGGACCAACCGTCTGGCCGAGCGTGGCGTTCGGCTGTTGAGCGGTCACGGCGTCAACAGTGTTCGCAAGACCGACGATGCGGGTTCGGGCCGATTGGAAGTCGACTTCGGCGCGGGACGCGTGGAAACGTTTGACAATGTCGTTTCCACGATCGCATCGCCGTTGATCGCCGATCAATGTGAACAGTTGCGTGATGAAGAAAAATCGAAACTGCGGGCGATCAAGTACTTGGGCGTCGTCTGCGCGTCGATGCTGCTGAAGAAACCGATCAGCCCGTATTACGTCACCAACATCACCGACACCTGGGTTCCGTTGACGGGGATCATCGAGATGTCGACGATCGTCGATTCGCAGTCCCAGTTGGGCGGGCACCATTTGGTTTATTTGCCCAAGTACATGACCGACGATCATCCCGACTTAGCCGAGCCGGACGAAGACTACAAACAACGCTGTCTGGAAACGCTGGAGCGGATGTACGATCATTTCTCGCGCGACGATGTGTTGGAATTCAAGGTCGCGCGGGCGAAGTACGTCGCGGCGTTATCGACGATCGACTACAGCACGCGATTGCCGCCGGTCGTCACCAGCGTGCCGGGGTTTTACGCGTTGAACTCGGCACACATTCTGGAAGGCAATCTGAACGTCAACGAAACGCTGGCACTGGGCGAACAAAAGCTCCGAGAGGAGGTCTGGCCGGACTTCCTGGCCCGCGAACAGGTACCCACCCGCCCGATGATGGTCGGTTAA